The Chloracidobacterium sp. genome window below encodes:
- a CDS encoding acetyl ornithine aminotransferase family protein, with product MSAAIPTLTKFPQIVTELPGPRARAIVEKDHRYVSPSYTRPYPLVIERGWGAMIQDVDGNVFLDLNAGVAVLATGHAHPEIVAAITKQASEFVHIAGADYYYPQLANIAERLQYETPGDFPKRVHFGNSGAEAVECALKVAMYATRRAKFIAFFNSFHGRTLGALSLTSSRSAQRLGFGRAALDVTHIPYANCLRCAYGKTPDTCHVECVKVIEERLFKTTCPKEEVAAIVVEAVQGEGGYIVPPAKFHHELRRICDEHDIILIVDEVQSGMGRTGKMFAIEHFGVTPDVLCIAKGIASGLPLSATVARADLMNWHVGAHASTFGGNPVAIAASLKTFDLLRQGLLKNAAEMGERMLGGLRMVQAKYADRIADVRGLGLMLGVEFVTDRATLTPDAALRNRVEQECFRRGLIVLGAGDSTIRFSPPLVIDADQVDCAVEIFSEAVGAAIRS from the coding sequence ATGTCAGCCGCCATTCCTACGCTTACCAAGTTTCCTCAGATTGTTACGGAACTACCCGGCCCTCGCGCCAGAGCCATCGTTGAAAAAGACCATCGCTATGTTTCGCCGAGCTACACTCGTCCCTATCCGCTGGTCATTGAGCGCGGATGGGGAGCAATGATTCAGGATGTGGACGGCAACGTGTTTTTGGACCTGAATGCTGGCGTCGCTGTCTTAGCCACCGGGCACGCCCATCCTGAAATTGTCGCCGCCATCACCAAACAGGCGTCCGAGTTTGTCCATATCGCCGGTGCGGATTACTACTACCCACAGCTTGCGAACATTGCCGAGCGTCTTCAGTACGAAACGCCGGGGGACTTTCCCAAGCGCGTTCATTTCGGCAACTCTGGCGCGGAAGCCGTCGAGTGCGCGCTGAAAGTAGCGATGTATGCGACGCGCCGGGCGAAGTTCATTGCCTTCTTCAACAGCTTTCACGGGCGGACGTTAGGGGCGCTGTCGCTAACCTCGTCGCGTTCAGCGCAGCGGCTTGGCTTCGGCCGCGCCGCCTTGGATGTGACACACATTCCGTACGCCAATTGTCTGCGCTGCGCCTACGGCAAAACGCCCGATACGTGCCACGTTGAGTGCGTGAAGGTCATTGAGGAACGGCTTTTCAAAACCACCTGTCCCAAAGAGGAGGTCGCCGCCATTGTTGTGGAGGCCGTTCAGGGTGAGGGAGGCTACATCGTTCCGCCGGCGAAGTTTCATCACGAGTTGCGCCGCATCTGTGACGAACACGACATCATTCTGATTGTGGACGAAGTGCAGTCCGGGATGGGGCGTACCGGCAAGATGTTCGCCATTGAGCATTTCGGTGTGACGCCGGATGTGCTGTGCATAGCGAAGGGTATTGCGTCGGGGCTGCCGTTGAGCGCGACGGTCGCCCGCGCCGATCTGATGAACTGGCATGTCGGCGCGCATGCCTCAACCTTCGGCGGCAACCCAGTCGCCATCGCCGCCTCGCTCAAGACCTTCGATCTGCTGCGCCAAGGGTTGCTCAAGAACGCCGCCGAGATGGGCGAGCGAATGCTGGGCGGCTTGCGGATGGTACAAGCGAAGTACGCCGACCGGATCGCCGACGTACGCGGTTTGGGGCTGATGCTCGGCGTAGAGTTTGTGACCGACCGCGCAACCCTGACGCCGGACGCCGCGTTGCGCAACCGCGTTGAGCAGGAATGCTTCCGGCGCGGGCTGATTGTCTTGGGCGCAGGCGACTCAACGATTCGCTTCTCGCCGCCGCTTGTTATAGACGCCGACCAAGTGGACTGCGCCGTGGAGATTTTCTCCGAAGCGGTTGGCGCAGCCATCAGAAGCTGA
- a CDS encoding succinate dehydrogenase cytochrome b558 subunit has product MSITLSNHFLARRLHSLSGVIPIGAFLLEHLYTNFHAVAGPEAFNEAVKGIQDMLPGALLPLAELFLIGLPIAFHAIYGMYIAYTAKSNVLSYSYLRNWNYLLQRVTGVILLVFITAHVLTMRFGVGGLGLAVAHHPDQAFTIVQYWLAQPLIMAFYVLGIFSAAFHLANGLWTFAIVWGITVSTRSQQAFSYACAVFGFAVFAVGVRAAFAFLP; this is encoded by the coding sequence ATGAGCATCACACTGAGTAACCATTTTCTCGCTCGTCGGCTTCACTCGCTCAGCGGCGTCATCCCGATTGGCGCTTTCCTGTTGGAGCACCTGTACACAAACTTTCACGCCGTCGCCGGCCCGGAAGCCTTCAACGAAGCCGTCAAAGGCATTCAGGACATGCTACCCGGCGCTCTGCTGCCGCTCGCCGAGCTGTTTCTGATTGGGCTTCCTATTGCCTTTCACGCGATTTACGGCATGTACATCGCCTACACCGCGAAGAGCAACGTGCTGAGCTATAGCTACTTGCGCAATTGGAACTATTTGCTTCAGCGCGTGACGGGCGTCATTTTGCTCGTTTTCATCACGGCGCACGTCCTGACGATGCGCTTCGGCGTCGGCGGCCTAGGGCTTGCTGTAGCCCACCACCCTGATCAGGCGTTCACCATTGTGCAGTACTGGCTGGCCCAGCCCCTGATTATGGCGTTCTACGTGCTGGGGATTTTCTCGGCCGCCTTCCACCTCGCCAATGGCCTGTGGACGTTCGCCATTGTCTGGGGCATTACGGTTAGTACGCGATCGCAGCAGGCGTTCTCCTACGCCTGCGCCGTCTTTGGCTTTGCGGTGTTCGCCGTCGGCGTTCGAGCGGCGTTCGCCTTTCTGCCATAG
- a CDS encoding rhodanese-like domain-containing protein codes for MTDIQQITATELAQRLAAGESVNLLDVREAWEYEFNRIPGSRLHPMSELPDWAQKLDPTQEYVVYCHHGIRSMHACAYLRSKGFTRLVNLVGGIDAWSREVDPTVPLY; via the coding sequence ATGACGGACATTCAGCAGATTACGGCGACCGAGTTGGCGCAACGTCTTGCCGCCGGCGAATCCGTCAACCTGCTCGACGTACGGGAAGCGTGGGAGTATGAGTTCAACCGGATTCCCGGCAGCCGGCTGCATCCAATGAGTGAACTGCCGGATTGGGCGCAGAAACTTGATCCGACGCAGGAGTACGTCGTCTATTGCCACCATGGGATTCGGAGCATGCACGCCTGCGCTTACCTTCGCAGCAAGGGCTTCACGCGGCTGGTCAACCTTGTCGGCGGGATTGACGCTTGGTCGCGCGAAGTTGACCCAACGGTCCCACTTTACTGA
- the sdhA gene encoding succinate dehydrogenase flavoprotein subunit → MNKKPSIIVVGGGLAGLMTTIKVCELGYTVDLFSLVPVKRSHSVCAQGGINGAVNTKGEGDSTYEHFDDTIYGGDFLADQPPVKAMCDMAPDIIYMFDRMGVPFSRTPEGLIDFRRFGGTKYHRTAFAGATTGQQLLYALDEQVRRYEAEGKVRKYEGWEFLSGVIDNGRCYGITAMNLQSLEVKAFAGAAVVMATGGIGAIFGKSTNSVICTGSAQGALYRQGVKYANGEFIQVHPTAIPGEDKLRLMSESARGEGGRIWVPRIPNDRRAPKDIPVSERWYFLEEKYPEYGNLVPRDIATREIFQVCLDGYGVGGKFQVYLDLTHIPREQLDRRLGGILEIYEMFVGEDPRETPMRVFPAVHYTMGGLWVDYEQQTNIAGLFAVGECDYSIHGANRLGANSLLSCIYAGIIAGPAAVNFAKNNSVKDLQDPIFERERARQAAINEALKNKRGTENPRILHEELGRVMTENVTVIRYNDRLRQTDEKLQELLERYERINLNEQNYWATQAIPHARQLENMLHLARVITLGALNRDESRGAHYKPEFPERDDERFLKTTIATWTPEGPQLTYEDVNVSLIKPRKRDYSKKKAA, encoded by the coding sequence ATGAACAAAAAGCCTAGCATTATCGTCGTCGGCGGCGGATTGGCCGGCCTAATGACCACCATTAAGGTCTGCGAACTCGGCTATACCGTTGACCTCTTTTCACTCGTCCCCGTCAAGCGGTCGCATTCCGTCTGCGCGCAGGGCGGCATCAACGGCGCCGTCAACACCAAAGGGGAAGGAGATTCAACCTACGAACACTTTGACGACACGATCTACGGCGGCGACTTTCTAGCCGATCAGCCGCCGGTCAAGGCCATGTGCGACATGGCTCCTGACATCATCTATATGTTTGACCGGATGGGCGTTCCCTTCTCACGGACGCCTGAAGGGCTGATTGATTTTCGTCGGTTTGGCGGAACCAAATACCACCGGACGGCGTTCGCCGGCGCGACGACGGGGCAGCAACTCCTCTACGCGCTCGATGAGCAGGTGCGTCGTTACGAAGCCGAAGGCAAGGTGCGCAAGTACGAAGGCTGGGAATTCCTGTCCGGCGTCATTGACAACGGCCGCTGCTACGGCATCACGGCGATGAACCTGCAGTCGCTTGAGGTCAAAGCCTTCGCTGGCGCAGCCGTCGTTATGGCAACCGGCGGTATCGGGGCGATTTTTGGCAAGTCCACCAACTCCGTCATCTGCACCGGCAGCGCGCAGGGAGCGCTTTATCGGCAGGGCGTCAAGTACGCCAACGGGGAGTTTATTCAGGTTCACCCGACGGCGATTCCCGGCGAGGACAAACTCCGTCTGATGTCGGAAAGCGCGCGCGGCGAAGGGGGGCGCATCTGGGTACCGCGCATCCCAAACGACCGACGCGCGCCAAAGGACATTCCCGTTTCGGAGCGGTGGTACTTCCTTGAAGAAAAGTATCCCGAATACGGCAACCTGGTGCCGCGCGACATCGCCACGCGCGAAATCTTCCAAGTGTGTCTGGACGGCTATGGGGTCGGCGGCAAGTTCCAAGTCTACCTTGACCTAACCCACATTCCGCGCGAGCAACTCGACCGCCGGCTGGGCGGGATTCTTGAAATCTACGAAATGTTTGTCGGCGAAGACCCGCGTGAAACGCCGATGCGTGTCTTTCCCGCCGTACACTACACCATGGGCGGACTGTGGGTGGACTACGAACAGCAGACAAACATTGCCGGCCTCTTCGCCGTCGGCGAGTGTGACTACTCTATTCACGGCGCAAATCGGTTGGGCGCGAATAGTCTGCTGTCATGCATCTATGCAGGCATCATCGCCGGGCCGGCCGCCGTCAACTTCGCCAAGAACAACTCGGTCAAAGACTTGCAAGACCCGATTTTCGAGCGTGAGCGGGCGCGGCAGGCGGCAATCAACGAAGCTCTCAAAAACAAGCGCGGGACGGAAAACCCGCGCATCCTGCACGAAGAACTGGGGCGCGTGATGACCGAAAACGTGACGGTCATTCGGTACAACGACCGGCTGCGCCAGACAGATGAAAAACTCCAAGAACTGCTGGAACGCTACGAGCGCATCAACCTCAACGAGCAGAATTACTGGGCGACGCAGGCGATTCCGCATGCACGCCAACTGGAGAACATGCTCCATCTGGCGCGGGTCATCACGTTGGGCGCGCTAAACCGGGACGAGTCGCGCGGCGCGCACTACAAACCGGAATTTCCGGAACGCGACGACGAGCGTTTCTTGAAGACCACCATCGCCACGTGGACGCCGGAAGGGCCGCAGTTGACCTACGAAGATGTCAACGTGAGCCTCATCAAGCCGCGCAAGCGGGATTACTCCAAGAAGAAAGCCGCTTGA
- the sdhB gene encoding succinate dehydrogenase iron-sulfur subunit — protein MTREKIVLKIKRKDAPDKPARWEEFALPYRPNMNIISCLMEIQKNPVTASGQATTPVVWECCCLEHVCGACSMVINGKARQACSTLVDKLEAGPITLEPLTKFPVVRDLQVDRSRLFNDLKKVKAWIPIDGTYAMGPGPRLDQKTTEIRYKLSTCMSCAVCMEVCPQYNERSAFIGPAVLNQVRLMNLHPTGKLNRDERLEAIMGEGGITDCGNAQNCVKACPKNIPLTESIADLGRQTTLYGLFGWLNP, from the coding sequence ATGACCCGTGAAAAGATTGTTCTCAAAATCAAACGCAAGGACGCTCCCGACAAGCCGGCGCGCTGGGAGGAGTTCGCCCTGCCGTACCGGCCCAACATGAACATCATCAGTTGTTTGATGGAGATTCAAAAAAATCCGGTTACAGCGTCCGGTCAGGCGACAACGCCGGTGGTGTGGGAGTGCTGCTGTTTGGAGCATGTGTGCGGCGCGTGTTCAATGGTCATCAACGGCAAAGCCCGACAGGCATGCAGTACGTTGGTGGATAAACTCGAAGCCGGTCCCATTACGCTAGAGCCGCTGACGAAATTTCCGGTCGTCCGCGACCTACAGGTTGACCGCTCCCGGCTGTTCAACGACCTCAAGAAAGTCAAGGCGTGGATTCCAATTGATGGTACATACGCTATGGGGCCGGGGCCGCGGCTGGATCAGAAAACCACGGAGATTCGTTACAAACTCTCCACCTGCATGTCCTGCGCCGTGTGTATGGAGGTGTGTCCGCAGTATAACGAGCGGTCAGCGTTCATTGGCCCGGCGGTGCTCAATCAAGTACGGTTGATGAACCTGCATCCGACCGGCAAGCTCAACCGCGACGAACGGTTGGAAGCCATCATGGGCGAAGGTGGCATTACGGATTGCGGCAACGCGCAAAACTGCGTCAAAGCCTGTCCGAAAAATATTCCACTGACCGAGTCCATCGCCGATCTGGGGCGTCAGACGACGCTCTATGGCTTGTTTGGGTGGCTCAATCCCTGA